A region of Vanessa cardui chromosome 1, ilVanCard2.1, whole genome shotgun sequence DNA encodes the following proteins:
- the LOC124531708 gene encoding HEAT repeat-containing protein 3: protein MGKIRKRKANKGDIIESTPDDEELPVGSKENAIQTMIDQIQTANVEEKYCGLQTFAMLIESPGSLQQMIDRGIVKIVAPLLFDQASSIRNAAAGSLRNMSTVSLDMCDLLMEHDVMTPLICYFHEYAETWSPDVNSKTKDEDTDTMIQCTNLLLNLCESSGLAVNYVGNSRLLDIFPRYLDISTFGKEIVIDILQCLFVIVEDNPLAKEKVKLSSERQLTELLLLEDSDPTTLFIKTLAGGVIITVGGNNIDALPIDVMNQIFAVLAKTLSVDHRVACNQLSSSVPLGDAAGKVEALKGKEALQLQNQIKSVTHILESQKYAIEIIANICSCEGEAVGSTEGPDSSDSDDETADDVSSNGEESLLYEDVIPAVILEALISIDILNKVWTRTQLPPENVLMILNEYEDTQLVHKKIHSLQVRALLCMNNLLLGLPTDYLGGINGIYRFWVEAGKLAFKQNSKNLDLLEAATAAMRAALNKITNINRNKPASESNLFSDLALSDIEIMLTGIKECQVPAIRANLFRMIGILALLLINNLNETTSEVICCITEFILEQAHKENEVWVLAEAIDTLVDMYAEDETDQLAAKVQLVDKLAVLAPLLKNKTRQQKNLPKDYKALVKTANSNLPRFIKYKKSRVSML from the exons atgggCAAAATAAGGAAACGAAAAGCAAATAAGGGTGATATTATTGAATCTACTCCTGACGATGAAGAACTGCCAGTTGGTTCTAAAGAAAATGCAATTCAAACAATGATAGATCAAATTCAG ACCGCTAATGTGGAAGAGAAGTATTGCGGTCTCCAAACGTTTGCAATGCTGATAGAAAGCCCGGGTAGCTTACAACAAATGATCGATCGAGGAATTGTGAAGATAGTCGCTCCACTTCTGTTCGACCAAGCTTCGTCAATAAGGAATGCCGCTGCTGGTTCTCTGAGAAACATGTCTACTGTAAGCCTGGACATGTGTGATCTTTTAATGGAGCATGATGTTATGACACCTTTGATTTGTTATTTTCACGAG tacGCAGAAACTTGGAGTCCTGATGTTAATTCTAAAACTAAAGATGAAGACACGGATACAATGATCCAATGCACAAACCTCTTGTTAAATTTATGTGAAAGTTCAG GTTTAGCTGTTAATTATGTGGGAAATTCACGACTTCTAGATATATTCCCGAGATATTTGGATATATCCACTTTTGGAAAAGAAATTGTTATTGATATCCTgcagtgtttgtttgtaatagtGGAGGACAACCCATTAGCTaaagaaaaagttaaattatctTCAGAAAGACAATTgacagaattattattattggaagACAGTGATCCTACAACTTTATTCATAAAGACACTTGCTGGAGGCGTAATCATAACTGTAGGCGGAAACAACATTGATGCTCTTCCCATTGATGTTATGAATCAAATCTTTGCAGTTTTAGCAAAAACATTATCAGTAGATCATCGAGTAGCCTGCAATCAACTGTCAAGTAGTGTGCCCCTAGGTGATGCAGCTGGAAAAGTGGAAGCTCTTAAAGGGAAAGAAGCTCTACAATTacagaatcaaatcaaatctgtTACACATATTTTGGAGAGCCAGAAGTATGCTATTGaaataattgcaaatatttGCTCCTGTGAAG GAGAGGCTGTTGGTTCTACAGAAGGACCTGACTCATCAGATAGTGACGACGAAACAGCCGATGATGTCTCTAGCAATGGCGAAGAAAGCTTACTCTATGAAGATGTGATACCCGCTGTTATATTAGAAGCCTTAATTtctatagatatattaaataaagtatggaCTCGTACACAGTTGCCTCCAGAAAATGTGCTCATGATTTTGAATGAATATGAAGATACACAGTTAGTTCATAAAAa aATACACAGTCTACAAGTACGAGCACTTCTATGCatgaacaatttattattaggcTTACCAACCGATTATTTGGGTGGCATAAATGGTATATATAGATTTTGGGTTGAAGCAGGAAAACTTGCTTTTAAACAGAATTCAAAAAATTTAGACTTGTTGGAAGCTGCAACAGCTGCTATGAGAGCAgctttgaataaaataacaaatataaatagaaacaaacCAGCTAGTGAAAGCAATTTATTTAGTGATCTAGCCTTATCAGACATTGAG ATAATGTTAACAGGAATAAAAGAATGCCAAGTGCCTGCGATTCGGGCTAATCTCTTTCGAATGATTGGAATATTGGCTttgttactaataaataatttaaatgaaaccaCTTCTGAAGTTATATGCTGCATCACTGAATTTATATTAGAGCAAGCTCACAAAGAAAATGAAGTATGGGTACTAGCAGAAGCAATCGATACATTGGTCGACATGTATGCAGAAGACGAAACTGATCAGCTAGCCGCTAAAGTTCAATTAGTTGATAAATTGGCAGTTTTAGcccctttattaaaaaataag ACAAGACAACAGAAAAATCTACCGAAAGATTACAAGGCCTTAGTGAAAACTGCAAACTCAAACTTACCAagatttattaagtataagAAATCGAGAGTTAGTATGTTGTAA
- the LOC124530980 gene encoding uncharacterized protein LOC124530980 codes for MTTMAGSRKTVSVHDYPEHLNPFREEDNHNKIRFWTIGRRLSRSNSITFSGIKDLRKSWSLRSFMRKGKKGEQATLQDSKSNQVNGGDSPVIFRRAMQYSSMSGARSTVGSPERADRYVYGGSVTPLPRSRFQERLRSSQQEISSLSPTPRMARSDIMGSRLSVESTNPFDEAPIPPVRASRRKKKRAPPPPAASAADDSMNSENLELRITEPDDSKQSHNVDDDIEEMNLKVELKIVEDEDKNITPIEPEKTKVPDKLDENSQIVASEETKELNSINSNETKVDESVENRSNSEKDILAQVSFPKVDILKYRRNSSVNEDDIKLRRGNLEDFHTLSNKRSKSLTNTFDGSYVAYDVNLNQSTCFDINSNEEPQKVVCKVYDDSRKKSVDNSISSTEKDFLEIDKATRELEKEINKLNSALIEDDFNFDNSNRLSVSEIRQKFDRNGANSPNPIPKPRRSHYGEPSTVNGNI; via the exons ATGACGACGATGGCGGGGTCTCGTAAGACGGTCTCCGTTCACGACTACCCTGAACACCTGAATCCGTTCCGGGAAGAGGACAATCACAATAAGATCAGGTTCTGGACGATCGGTCGAAGATTAAGCAGATCCAACAGCATTACATTTTCTGGAATTAAGGACCTAAGAAAATCATG GTCTTTGCGGTCTTTCATGAGGAAAGGGAAGAAAGGCGAGCAAGCGACTTTGCAAGACAGTAAATCAAACCAAGTGAATGGCGGCGACAGTCCTGTTATCTTCAGGCGAGCTATGCAAT ACTCCTCGATGTCTGGAGCCCGCAGTACGGTTGGATCACCGGAGCGTGCGGACCGCTATGTTTACGGAGGTTCCGTCACGCCACTACCGCGATCGCGGTTTCAAGAGCGCCTCCGTAGTTCTCAACAGGAAATCAGTTCACTCAG TCCAACTCCCCGTATGGCACGTAGCGATATTATGGGGTCCAGGCTCAGTGTCGAGAGTACAAATCCTTTCGACGAAGCACCCATACCGCCCGTACGCGCATCTCGAAGAAAGAAAAAACGCGCACCACCTCCGCCCGCCGCATCAGCTGCTGACGACTCG atgAATAGTGAGAACTTGGAACTGCGCATAACAGAACCTGATGACAGCAAACAGTCTCATAATGTTGATGACGACATTGAGGAAATGAATTTAAAGGTAGAACTAAAAATAGTCGAAGACGaggataaaaatataacaccaaTAGAACCGGAAAAAACTAAAGTTCCTGATAAACTTGACGAAAATAGTCAAATAGTCGCAAGTGAAGAAACCAAAGAACTGAATAGTATTAATTCCAATGAAACAAAAGTTGACGAAAGTGTTGAAAATAGATCAAATTCTGAAAAAGATATTCTTGCACAAGTCTCCTTCCCTAAAGTTGATATATTAAAGTACAGAAGGAACTCTAGTGTTAACGAGGATGACATTAAACTGCGACGAGGAAATTTAGAAGATTTCCACACATTATCAAACAAAAGGAGTAAAAGTTTAACAAATACTTTCGACGGAAGTTACGTGGCTTACgatgttaatttaaatcaaagtacATGTTTCGACATAAACAGCAATGAGGAGCCTCAAAAGGTTGTCTGTAAAGTGTACGATGACTCACGTAAGAAAAGCGTAGATAATTCTATTTCAAGTACAGAAAAAGATTTTTTGGAGATCGACAAGGCAACGAGAGAAttggaaaaagaaataaataaactgaacTCGGCCTTAATAGaagatgattttaattttgataatagtaACAGACTGTCGGTTTCTGAAATAAGGCAGAAATTTGACAGAAACGGTGCTAACTCACCAAATCCGATACCAAAGCCTAGAAGAAGTCACTATGGCGAGCCTAGTACAGTCAACGGTAATATCTAA